In the Pyrococcus kukulkanii genome, one interval contains:
- the priS gene encoding DNA primase catalytic subunit PriS, with protein sequence MLLREVTKEERSKFYKEEWNAKDIPDFIVDTLEYREFGFDHTGEGPNDRKNHYSDLRDLEDYIRATSPYAVYSSVALYEKPEKMEGWLGAEIVFDIDAKDLPLKRCNHEPGTVCPICLNDAKELAKDTLVILKEELGFENVHVIYSGRGYHIRVLDEWALNLDSKARERILAFVSASEIEDVSEFRKLLIEKRGWFVLNHSYPRVFRLRFGYFILRVKFPHLKNMGIRRDIAERIINSKEEIYRGFVRNAILASFPQGVGVETLAKLFALSTRFSKAYFDGRVTVDIKRILRLPSTLHSKVGLVAKYVGTTEREVMKFNPFRHAVPKFRKKEVREAYKKWWEELDEARGL encoded by the coding sequence ATGCTCCTAAGGGAGGTAACAAAGGAGGAAAGGAGTAAGTTCTATAAGGAAGAGTGGAATGCCAAAGATATTCCCGATTTCATCGTGGATACCCTTGAATATAGGGAGTTTGGATTTGATCACACTGGAGAGGGGCCCAACGATAGAAAAAACCACTATAGTGATTTAAGGGACTTAGAAGACTACATCAGAGCAACATCACCCTACGCCGTCTACTCCAGCGTAGCCCTCTACGAAAAACCAGAGAAAATGGAAGGATGGCTTGGGGCAGAAATAGTGTTCGACATAGACGCTAAAGATCTCCCGTTGAAACGGTGTAACCATGAACCTGGAACTGTCTGTCCTATATGCCTCAACGATGCAAAAGAGCTCGCCAAAGATACCCTAGTCATACTGAAAGAAGAGCTAGGATTTGAAAACGTTCACGTTATATATTCTGGGAGAGGTTATCACATAAGAGTTTTAGATGAATGGGCATTAAACCTCGATTCAAAAGCAAGGGAAAGGATACTAGCCTTTGTTTCTGCCAGTGAGATTGAGGATGTATCCGAGTTTAGGAAGCTTCTAATTGAGAAGAGAGGATGGTTCGTCCTAAACCATTCCTACCCCAGGGTTTTTAGGCTTAGATTCGGATACTTTATCTTAAGAGTAAAGTTTCCGCACCTGAAAAATATGGGAATTAGAAGAGACATTGCTGAGAGGATAATCAATTCAAAAGAAGAAATTTATAGAGGATTCGTGCGAAATGCCATCCTAGCTTCCTTCCCCCAGGGAGTTGGGGTTGAAACTCTGGCAAAGCTCTTCGCGCTGTCAACAAGGTTCTCTAAAGCGTACTTTGACGGAAGGGTTACGGTAGATATAAAGAGGATACTAAGGCTACCCTCAACTCTACATTCCAAAGTGGGATTAGTTGCGAAGTACGTAGGAACCACGGAAAGAGAAGTCATGAAGTTCAATCCTTTTAGGCATGCCGTTCCAAAATTCAGAAAGAAAGAAGTAAGGGAAGCTTACAAGAAGTGGTGGGAGGAGTTAGATGAGGCGAGGGGGCTATAG
- the priL gene encoding DNA primase large subunit PriL, translating to MLDPFSERAKDLLKEFGSINEFMNAIPTIVTIEEVVERLKVVKYREDASSFMDVQDIRDLAQFYALLGALAFSPYGLELELVKKANLIIYSERIRRTEKIRPEEISLPIQLAVEFPIDDVKALERVFRGLPEYTIKISEFLELLPGEKLSNYYIYRGLVYLKKEDLMKIWEMAFERNTEKAVNLLYEIRDDLPEFYTELLGEIRSFAEEEFKARFKDVKSGILKPELFPPCVKNALKGVPQGLRNYAITVLLTSFLSYARICPNPPKRNVRVRDCIDDLKVIKDEILPMIIEAANRCTPPLFEDQPNEIKNIWYHLGFGYTANPTLEDSGNSTWYFPPNCEKIRTNAPQLCTPDKHCKYIRNPLTYYLRRLYMEGKRNAPKGGNKGGKE from the coding sequence ATGCTTGACCCATTCAGTGAGAGAGCAAAAGACCTACTAAAAGAATTCGGATCCATAAATGAATTTATGAATGCTATACCCACTATAGTTACCATTGAGGAGGTCGTTGAAAGGTTAAAGGTTGTCAAGTATAGGGAGGATGCTAGTAGCTTTATGGACGTTCAAGATATAAGGGATCTCGCCCAGTTCTACGCTTTACTTGGAGCTTTAGCGTTCTCCCCCTATGGTCTGGAGTTGGAGCTCGTAAAGAAGGCTAATTTAATAATATACTCAGAGAGAATTAGAAGAACCGAGAAAATTAGGCCCGAAGAGATAAGCCTTCCAATTCAGCTAGCAGTAGAGTTCCCAATTGATGACGTTAAGGCCCTTGAGAGGGTTTTTAGGGGATTGCCAGAATACACAATTAAAATTTCAGAGTTTCTGGAGCTCTTACCTGGGGAAAAGCTCTCCAACTACTACATCTATAGAGGGCTTGTGTACCTAAAAAAGGAAGACCTCATGAAGATTTGGGAGATGGCATTTGAGAGGAACACCGAAAAGGCAGTTAACCTACTCTACGAAATCAGAGATGACCTCCCAGAATTCTACACCGAACTGTTGGGAGAGATAAGGAGCTTTGCAGAGGAAGAGTTCAAGGCCAGATTCAAAGATGTCAAGTCAGGCATCTTAAAGCCCGAACTATTCCCACCCTGTGTGAAGAACGCCCTAAAAGGAGTGCCACAGGGGCTCAGGAACTACGCTATTACAGTTCTGCTCACGAGCTTCTTGAGCTATGCAAGGATATGCCCTAACCCCCCTAAGAGGAACGTAAGGGTTAGGGACTGCATAGACGATTTAAAGGTAATAAAGGATGAGATACTTCCTATGATAATCGAAGCGGCGAACCGTTGCACGCCACCATTATTTGAGGATCAACCTAATGAAATTAAGAATATATGGTACCACCTGGGCTTCGGATATACAGCGAACCCAACGCTTGAGGACAGTGGAAATTCAACATGGTACTTCCCACCTAACTGCGAGAAAATAAGGACGAATGCACCGCAACTCTGCACCCCGGATAAGCACTGCAAGTACATCAGGAACCCCTTGACTTACTACCTCAGGAGGCTTTACATGGAGGGTAAGAGAAATGCTCCTAAGGGAGGTAACAAAGGAGGAAAGGAGTAA
- a CDS encoding carbohydrate ABC transporter permease, with the protein MKNEKLRDLSFFLFPMVFMVVLFYLIPLVLTIYISFTGMRNWNVDKYLHQVVGFYNYERLIHMFRYDPTFKAVILTTIVFVLITLIINVFGGLGLALGTFFMSEKPASAFRLLWLLPRMSPIAVYSLVWYYFFHGSPIGTLNSILMKLGIINQPIPWGQIVPWGAWSVIIFVNGLVGVSFGMIVFTSALNQIPRELVVAARVDGASAWEISKKILLPLMKWHFLYVLTWQFLSLLTTYPHLFLLVEWDLVDRDYGTTLALYVFNTAFGRGEQDQGLAAAAAVILSILGIIGGFITLKVLQFEKMIKKPRGDL; encoded by the coding sequence ATGAAGAATGAAAAGCTTAGGGATCTTTCCTTCTTTCTTTTTCCCATGGTATTTATGGTCGTGTTATTCTACCTAATCCCCCTAGTTTTGACTATTTACATAAGCTTTACCGGAATGAGAAATTGGAATGTAGATAAGTACCTTCATCAAGTTGTTGGCTTCTATAATTATGAAAGGCTTATACACATGTTCAGGTATGATCCAACATTCAAAGCTGTGATATTAACGACTATCGTCTTCGTATTAATAACGCTCATAATTAATGTCTTTGGTGGGTTGGGATTGGCACTTGGGACTTTTTTCATGAGTGAGAAGCCAGCCTCAGCGTTTAGACTTCTTTGGCTCCTCCCCAGGATGTCCCCTATTGCAGTTTACAGTTTAGTGTGGTACTATTTCTTCCATGGTAGCCCAATTGGAACACTGAATTCCATCTTGATGAAACTTGGCATAATTAATCAACCTATTCCCTGGGGTCAAATAGTCCCGTGGGGAGCTTGGAGCGTTATAATATTTGTTAACGGATTAGTTGGAGTTAGTTTTGGAATGATAGTTTTTACTTCCGCGTTAAACCAGATCCCAAGAGAGCTTGTTGTAGCGGCGAGAGTTGATGGGGCTTCTGCATGGGAAATTTCAAAGAAAATCCTTCTCCCCCTAATGAAGTGGCATTTCCTCTATGTACTAACTTGGCAGTTCTTGAGCTTGCTAACTACTTATCCACACCTCTTCCTATTAGTTGAGTGGGACTTAGTGGACAGGGATTATGGAACTACATTAGCATTGTACGTTTTTAACACAGCCTTTGGTAGAGGGGAGCAAGACCAAGGATTAGCGGCAGCGGCTGCAGTCATCCTTTCAATTCTGGGAATTATTGGCGGTTTTATAACGTTAAAGGTGCTTCAGTTTGAGAAGATGATCAAAAAGCCAAGAGGTGACCTTTGA
- a CDS encoding ABC transporter ATP-binding protein yields the protein MVSVRLENIVKKFGNFTALDNVNLEIKDREFMALLGPSGSGKSTLLYTIAGIYKPTSGKVYFDDRDVTELPPKDRNVGLVFQNWALYPHMTVYKNIAFPLELRKAPREEIDKKVREVAKMLHIDRLLERYPWQLSGGQQQRVAIARALVKEPDVLLLDEPLSNLDALLRLEVRAELKRLQKELGITAVYVTHDQAEALAMADRIAVIKEGKILQVGTPDEVYYKPKYKFVGGFLGNPPMNFLEAKVEDGKLVITEESAIPIPRQYREIVEKTGVKEVYLGFRPHDAEVEKGISQGIVGEVYSFEPLGREQIVTISVNDSIVKVFAPEGEHFNFGEKVTIKVKEDLLVLFDKKTEKALEFLAG from the coding sequence ATGGTTAGTGTGAGGTTGGAGAACATAGTTAAGAAGTTTGGGAATTTCACGGCCCTAGATAACGTTAATCTTGAGATAAAAGATAGGGAGTTCATGGCACTCCTGGGACCTTCAGGAAGCGGAAAATCAACGCTCCTGTACACCATCGCAGGAATATACAAGCCAACCTCAGGAAAGGTGTATTTTGACGATAGAGATGTCACCGAGCTACCACCTAAAGACAGAAATGTAGGTCTCGTCTTCCAGAACTGGGCACTCTACCCACACATGACCGTATACAAGAACATAGCATTTCCATTAGAGCTCAGAAAAGCTCCTAGGGAGGAGATTGACAAAAAGGTTAGGGAAGTCGCTAAGATGCTTCATATTGACAGGCTCCTCGAGAGGTACCCGTGGCAACTCAGCGGAGGACAGCAACAGAGAGTTGCGATAGCGAGAGCTCTGGTGAAGGAGCCTGATGTCCTACTCCTAGATGAACCTCTTAGCAACTTAGACGCCCTTCTCAGACTTGAAGTTAGGGCGGAATTGAAGAGGTTGCAGAAGGAGCTAGGAATTACTGCCGTTTACGTTACCCACGACCAAGCCGAAGCACTGGCAATGGCAGACAGAATTGCGGTGATCAAGGAAGGCAAGATACTCCAAGTTGGAACACCAGATGAGGTTTACTACAAGCCCAAGTACAAGTTCGTAGGGGGGTTCCTAGGCAACCCACCGATGAACTTTCTAGAGGCGAAAGTCGAAGATGGAAAATTAGTCATAACTGAGGAAAGTGCAATTCCAATTCCAAGACAGTACAGAGAGATAGTTGAGAAAACTGGCGTAAAGGAGGTTTATCTAGGATTTAGGCCTCACGATGCTGAAGTTGAAAAAGGAATATCCCAAGGAATTGTTGGAGAAGTTTACTCATTTGAACCTCTCGGAAGGGAGCAGATAGTAACAATATCAGTTAATGACTCGATAGTCAAAGTATTCGCGCCGGAAGGAGAACACTTCAACTTCGGAGAGAAGGTAACCATTAAAGTCAAGGAAGACCTTCTCGTTCTTTTTGATAAGAAAACCGAAAAGGCCTTAGAGTTTTTGGCCGGATAA
- a CDS encoding Lrp/AsnC family transcriptional regulator codes for MTREKVELTNRQVELLRKLYREGKTIEVHTVEKTQDELAEELGITRQALSNHLKVLKELGYIRTGRGFIDLTEKALELLGEKRGDVFIFVKIEPTKRKHVYDAIKKLRVKKVYRVTGDIDLIIEADKSRLDEILEEIAALEGVKETITHVVLGLL; via the coding sequence ATGACAAGGGAAAAGGTCGAGCTCACCAATAGACAGGTTGAACTTTTAAGGAAACTGTACAGAGAGGGGAAAACGATAGAGGTTCATACCGTCGAAAAAACCCAAGACGAACTTGCTGAAGAGCTTGGAATAACAAGACAGGCATTGAGCAATCACTTGAAAGTTCTAAAAGAGCTGGGGTATATTAGGACTGGTAGGGGTTTTATAGATCTAACTGAGAAAGCCCTTGAGCTCCTGGGTGAGAAGAGGGGAGATGTTTTTATCTTCGTTAAAATAGAGCCTACGAAGAGAAAGCATGTTTACGATGCAATAAAGAAGCTTAGGGTAAAGAAGGTTTACCGTGTAACTGGGGACATAGATCTGATAATAGAGGCTGATAAGAGTAGGCTTGATGAGATATTAGAAGAGATTGCAGCTTTGGAAGGTGTTAAGGAAACTATCACTCACGTTGTTCTCGGCCTTCTTTAG
- a CDS encoding carbohydrate ABC transporter permease, which yields MKDVETRPKKYEGALILAIFLATLPLIIGFSLLILSSFSRDMITNFDFKSFHPTIENWINVFKGKLAITGGVKVNMGKIILNTLIVALGVSGLVTLISVMSGYALSRMDFKGRKWMIVSLMLLHAFPGVALIVGVYLLYRLSFPEGQNFVRLYSFIYVIFARAALEVPMSVWLMKGFFDTIPWEFEWSGIIDGASRITVWRKIMLPLIKPGILAVALFSFLAGWQDIIYVRTFLIDQTLATFIEANIEAEYTHMPLIAAAGTLYLLPTIIFFLTAQQILLRGYSGGIKG from the coding sequence ATGAAGGACGTCGAAACAAGACCAAAGAAGTACGAAGGAGCACTTATCTTAGCAATATTCTTGGCCACATTGCCCCTAATTATAGGATTCTCCCTCCTAATCCTCTCAAGCTTCAGTAGGGATATGATCACTAACTTTGACTTCAAGAGTTTCCACCCAACGATAGAGAACTGGATTAATGTGTTTAAGGGAAAACTAGCAATTACTGGTGGAGTTAAGGTAAACATGGGCAAAATAATCCTAAACACACTAATAGTTGCCCTGGGAGTTTCTGGGTTGGTAACCCTTATCAGTGTTATGTCAGGTTATGCCCTTTCGAGGATGGATTTCAAAGGAAGAAAATGGATGATAGTTTCGCTTATGCTACTCCATGCGTTTCCTGGGGTAGCACTAATTGTCGGAGTTTACTTGTTGTATAGATTATCATTCCCTGAGGGACAGAATTTTGTTAGGCTCTATTCCTTTATCTACGTGATATTTGCAAGAGCCGCCCTAGAGGTTCCTATGTCAGTTTGGCTTATGAAGGGCTTCTTCGATACTATTCCCTGGGAATTTGAGTGGAGCGGTATAATTGACGGAGCCTCAAGAATAACCGTGTGGAGGAAAATCATGCTACCTCTAATAAAGCCCGGGATACTTGCAGTAGCATTATTTTCGTTCCTAGCTGGATGGCAGGATATAATCTACGTGAGAACTTTCCTAATCGACCAAACGTTGGCCACTTTCATTGAGGCAAATATAGAAGCAGAATACACCCACATGCCCCTAATCGCAGCCGCTGGGACTCTCTACCTACTCCCAACGATAATCTTCTTCCTTACGGCCCAACAAATCCTGTTGAGAGGGTATTCAGGAGGAATTAAAGGCTGA
- a CDS encoding extracellular solute-binding protein: MKWKGILSMAVLVFAIVASGCIGGTQETKTEVSKVTLTGDFTKDIIEIGKILQENGINEVKFAAWGSGDPNSVMRVYGIVDAAYKINKIWEQNGIKVNITVTTKYDQSFKDQYQEFLSKQPLGQAGDFFVNSYAFLPTLAEEGYILDITEYAKAYQDVINDFYPNLLEAAKYKGKLYGLPQDTEARPLYVRKDVAKCAGLDVDTLPEKVKNGEFTWSDVYYWAKKAKDNDCSEWGLIHRKGSAHPDLIQFIFAFNGKLYNPDTGKLVLDVPAVYKWLYVEWKFAQDGLLPKDIMSWDWAKQIHPTIVEGRTLFDIGGTWYWTEWQTKQYYHGRGLKPEEVKEWFAYTLFPAGEKGDKPVTLSQPFIWMINSKAGQLNPKYEELKDVYHALAFLMVIKASDPEINAIHSVISAHLPVRKEAAKLIKDESWLNKLKNLDLDLAPEVKDNIKDIVEKTVNPINAQFLADVSYMLEYTHLAPAHPKYPALADIFKEAVDKVLRGDMTPEEAINFIEDKIKADKELADNVEIKGEIPKDWKFPQG, encoded by the coding sequence ATGAAGTGGAAGGGTATCCTATCAATGGCGGTTCTCGTTTTTGCCATTGTAGCAAGTGGATGTATAGGAGGCACCCAAGAAACTAAGACAGAGGTATCAAAAGTTACACTTACTGGCGACTTTACCAAGGACATCATAGAGATCGGAAAAATACTCCAAGAAAACGGTATTAATGAGGTGAAATTTGCCGCATGGGGCTCAGGAGACCCAAACAGTGTCATGAGGGTTTACGGTATAGTGGATGCAGCATACAAAATAAATAAAATCTGGGAGCAAAACGGGATTAAAGTAAATATAACGGTTACAACCAAGTACGATCAGAGCTTCAAGGATCAATATCAGGAGTTCTTAAGCAAGCAGCCTCTTGGCCAAGCTGGCGATTTCTTTGTGAATAGCTATGCATTCCTGCCAACATTGGCAGAGGAAGGTTACATTCTCGACATAACTGAGTATGCAAAAGCCTATCAGGACGTAATAAATGACTTCTATCCAAACTTGCTTGAGGCAGCAAAGTACAAGGGTAAGCTTTACGGTCTACCCCAAGATACAGAGGCCAGGCCGCTATATGTAAGAAAGGACGTGGCTAAGTGCGCAGGCTTAGATGTAGACACGCTACCAGAGAAAGTCAAGAATGGAGAATTTACCTGGAGTGACGTATATTACTGGGCCAAGAAAGCCAAGGATAATGATTGTTCTGAGTGGGGTCTAATCCACAGAAAAGGGTCAGCACACCCAGACCTAATACAGTTCATTTTCGCATTCAACGGAAAGCTCTACAATCCAGACACAGGAAAGCTTGTTCTTGATGTTCCAGCAGTATATAAGTGGCTCTATGTTGAGTGGAAGTTTGCCCAAGATGGGCTATTACCAAAAGACATTATGAGCTGGGACTGGGCAAAACAGATCCACCCCACGATAGTTGAGGGGAGAACACTCTTTGATATTGGTGGCACTTGGTACTGGACAGAGTGGCAGACAAAACAGTACTACCACGGAAGAGGTCTTAAGCCGGAAGAAGTAAAGGAATGGTTTGCTTACACCTTATTCCCAGCCGGAGAGAAGGGGGACAAGCCAGTAACACTCAGCCAGCCTTTCATTTGGATGATAAACTCTAAAGCCGGCCAGCTAAATCCAAAGTATGAGGAGCTAAAGGACGTCTACCATGCGTTGGCATTCCTAATGGTAATAAAGGCCAGTGATCCAGAGATAAATGCCATCCACAGCGTTATCTCAGCCCACTTACCAGTTAGAAAGGAGGCAGCTAAGTTAATTAAGGATGAGAGCTGGCTTAACAAGCTCAAGAACCTTGACCTAGACTTAGCTCCAGAAGTCAAAGACAACATAAAGGACATAGTTGAAAAGACCGTTAACCCAATTAACGCCCAGTTCTTAGCAGACGTTAGTTACATGCTAGAATACACCCACCTAGCTCCAGCACATCCAAAGTACCCAGCTCTCGCCGATATATTCAAAGAGGCCGTTGACAAGGTGCTGAGAGGAGATATGACACCAGAAGAGGCCATTAACTTCATAGAGGACAAAATTAAGGCCGACAAAGAGCTCGCAGATAACGTTGAAATCAAGGGAGAGATTCCAAAGGACTGGAAGTTCCCTCAGGGGTGA
- a CDS encoding aldolase yields the protein MKNVKAKLVYYSRLAHKKGLTGSFGGNISVRVRDYIFIKATGSVMEEMSPSQVAVMKIDGSIVSAIRPSSEYRLHLGVYRNREDVRAVVHLHPPYSITLSMFEREVPMLTPEAQLYLSKVPVLPFKPAGSEDLARQVSEAIREYDAVVLERHGIVTVGRTLREAFYKAELVEEVSRLWYQKFIASRE from the coding sequence ATGAAAAACGTTAAGGCTAAGCTAGTCTACTACTCAAGGCTTGCCCACAAGAAGGGGTTGACTGGCTCTTTTGGAGGGAATATAAGCGTTAGGGTTAGGGATTACATTTTTATCAAAGCAACCGGTTCCGTGATGGAGGAGATGAGTCCTTCCCAGGTTGCGGTAATGAAAATTGATGGATCCATTGTTTCAGCTATAAGACCTTCATCCGAGTACAGGCTCCATCTTGGTGTCTACAGGAACAGGGAAGACGTAAGGGCCGTCGTTCATCTTCACCCTCCATATTCAATTACCCTTTCTATGTTTGAGAGGGAAGTTCCTATGCTGACCCCGGAGGCTCAGCTTTACCTTTCAAAGGTTCCCGTCCTACCTTTTAAGCCTGCAGGTAGTGAAGATCTCGCTAGGCAGGTAAGTGAGGCTATAAGGGAGTACGATGCTGTAGTTCTCGAAAGGCACGGGATAGTTACCGTGGGCAGAACCCTGAGGGAAGCCTTTTACAAGGCGGAGCTCGTCGAGGAAGTTTCAAGGCTATGGTACCAAAAGTTTATAGCCTCTAGAGAGTAA
- a CDS encoding Clp1/GlmU family protein: MEVNKASFTREVPEDRKDALMKILSLRKPAKVMIIGDVDTGKTTLAVYLANELISNGLRVAIIDADVGQKGILPPGTISLALVDSHFSSMEGLRAYAHYFVGSITPTQFFGEMVVGVSKLSEVAKRLADVVLIDTTGMIYGSGVDLKRMKIEAVKPDLILALEREDELELILRGYEEITMKLQVSEHARDFSRAERRAIRREKWKKYFENAKLRVFDLSNVAVTGTSLFQGKPISEGEKSLLEKLFKWIIIHGRRIGDKYFVVKADVVEGPRNIDKNVLRFLDFTKLSNLLIGLINKEGFCLGVGILKGINFAEGKIELLTPVEEPVAELRFGRIRVREDGEELGLLDRDVL; this comes from the coding sequence ATGGAAGTCAATAAGGCTTCTTTTACGAGGGAAGTTCCCGAGGACAGGAAGGATGCTCTAATGAAGATATTATCACTGCGGAAACCTGCTAAGGTTATGATAATTGGGGATGTTGACACGGGGAAGACGACGTTAGCTGTTTATTTGGCAAATGAGCTAATTTCTAATGGTTTAAGGGTGGCAATTATTGATGCTGACGTTGGGCAGAAGGGCATCCTTCCCCCTGGAACTATAAGCTTGGCTCTAGTTGATTCCCACTTCTCATCCATGGAGGGCCTTAGAGCTTATGCTCACTACTTCGTTGGTAGTATAACTCCAACTCAATTTTTTGGAGAGATGGTTGTGGGGGTAAGCAAGTTAAGTGAAGTTGCCAAGAGGCTTGCTGATGTTGTCCTTATAGATACAACGGGGATGATTTACGGTTCTGGAGTTGATCTCAAAAGAATGAAAATTGAGGCCGTTAAGCCGGATTTGATCTTGGCATTGGAGCGAGAGGATGAACTTGAACTAATTCTAAGGGGTTATGAAGAGATAACGATGAAGCTTCAGGTCAGCGAGCATGCAAGGGACTTCTCCAGAGCGGAAAGGCGGGCAATAAGGAGAGAGAAATGGAAAAAGTACTTTGAGAACGCAAAGTTAAGAGTGTTTGATCTTTCAAATGTTGCTGTTACGGGAACTTCTCTGTTTCAAGGTAAGCCAATAAGTGAGGGGGAGAAATCCTTACTAGAGAAGCTTTTTAAATGGATAATCATCCATGGTAGGAGAATTGGGGATAAGTATTTCGTTGTTAAGGCTGACGTAGTTGAAGGCCCCAGGAATATTGACAAAAATGTCCTGAGGTTTCTTGACTTCACAAAGTTGAGCAACCTTCTTATTGGATTAATCAACAAGGAAGGCTTTTGCTTGGGAGTAGGAATACTGAAAGGAATAAACTTCGCTGAAGGAAAAATTGAATTACTTACCCCTGTTGAAGAACCTGTGGCTGAACTTAGGTTCGGGAGGATTAGGGTTAGGGAGGATGGTGAAGAGCTTGGACTCCTTGACAGAGATGTCCTTTAG
- a CDS encoding proteasome-activating nucleotidase, whose product MSGDEVQFQGNYDDYITYLKRRIRQLELQVRMLEADKERLERELSRLRSEMSRLRQPPAFAGTVIEVLDDDRAIVQNYNGPRFVVRIAPWIDRSKLRPGTRVALDQRTMAVVEILPTSKDPTVLGFEVIERPKVTYNDIGGLKKQLQELREAIELPLKHPELFEEVGIDPPKGVLLYGPPGCGKTLMAKALAHEVNATFIRVVGSELVRKYIGEGARLVHELFELAKEKAPTIIFIDEIDAIGAKRMDETTGGEREVNRTLMQLLAEMDGFDPRGNVKVIAATNRPDILDPALLRPGRFDRLIEVPLPDFEGRLEILKVHTRRMKMRGVDLRIIAEMTEGASGADLKAIATEAGMFAIRDRRTYVTQEDFLKAIDKVLGNERKLIQQILSHEVIYG is encoded by the coding sequence ATGAGTGGAGATGAAGTTCAATTTCAGGGAAATTACGATGATTACATAACTTATCTTAAGAGGAGAATAAGACAGCTTGAACTCCAAGTGAGAATGCTTGAAGCCGACAAGGAGAGACTTGAGAGAGAGCTTTCTAGATTGAGGAGCGAGATGTCAAGGCTGAGGCAACCACCAGCATTTGCGGGCACCGTGATAGAAGTCCTAGATGATGATAGAGCAATAGTGCAGAACTACAATGGACCAAGGTTCGTCGTGAGGATAGCCCCATGGATTGACAGAAGCAAGCTGAGGCCAGGGACAAGGGTTGCCCTGGATCAGAGAACAATGGCAGTAGTTGAGATACTTCCAACCTCAAAGGATCCAACAGTTTTAGGATTTGAAGTTATAGAAAGGCCAAAGGTAACGTACAACGATATTGGAGGCCTAAAGAAACAGTTGCAAGAATTAAGAGAGGCCATAGAGCTACCGCTCAAGCATCCAGAGTTATTCGAAGAAGTAGGTATAGACCCACCGAAGGGCGTCCTCCTATACGGGCCCCCAGGGTGTGGTAAAACTCTAATGGCCAAAGCCCTAGCGCATGAGGTCAACGCAACGTTCATTAGAGTCGTTGGAAGTGAGCTCGTGAGGAAGTACATCGGTGAGGGAGCAAGACTCGTTCACGAACTATTCGAGCTGGCAAAGGAGAAAGCCCCAACGATAATATTCATTGATGAGATTGATGCTATTGGTGCAAAGAGAATGGATGAAACAACCGGCGGTGAGAGGGAAGTCAACAGGACGTTAATGCAACTTCTAGCAGAGATGGACGGATTTGATCCGAGAGGTAATGTAAAGGTTATAGCAGCGACCAACAGGCCAGATATACTCGATCCCGCACTGCTTAGACCGGGAAGATTCGATAGGTTAATTGAAGTACCATTACCGGACTTCGAGGGTAGACTTGAAATTTTGAAAGTTCATACGAGAAGAATGAAGATGAGAGGGGTGGATCTTAGGATAATAGCAGAAATGACCGAGGGAGCGAGTGGTGCAGATCTAAAGGCAATAGCAACGGAAGCAGGAATGTTTGCAATTAGGGACAGGAGAACGTACGTAACTCAGGAAGACTTTCTTAAGGCAATAGACAAGGTTCTAGGAAACGAAAGGAAGCTGATTCAGCAGATATTATCGCATGAGGTCATCTACGGCTGA
- the engB gene encoding GTP-binding protein EngB, translating to MATIIFVGRSNVGKSTLIYQLTGKRVRRGKRPGVTRKIIEIEWKGHKVIDMPGFGFMAGLPKEVQERIKDEIVHFIEDNADKIDLAILVVDGKAAPEIIERWEKRGEIPIDVEFYHFLTELKIPTIVAVNKLDKIKNVQRTLYFLADKFGVPWDKIDEVFVPISAKFGDNIDLLKKKIHEKLSKEGREQRE from the coding sequence ATGGCAACGATAATATTTGTAGGAAGGTCAAACGTCGGTAAGAGCACCCTAATATATCAGCTTACGGGTAAGAGAGTTAGGCGAGGAAAGAGGCCCGGAGTGACAAGGAAGATCATCGAGATAGAGTGGAAGGGGCACAAGGTTATAGATATGCCAGGATTCGGATTCATGGCAGGATTACCCAAGGAAGTTCAGGAAAGGATAAAGGATGAGATTGTGCACTTCATAGAGGACAATGCCGATAAAATAGACTTAGCTATTCTTGTAGTTGATGGTAAGGCCGCTCCCGAGATAATTGAGAGGTGGGAAAAGAGAGGGGAGATACCAATTGATGTCGAATTTTATCACTTCCTTACGGAGCTCAAGATACCAACTATAGTTGCGGTGAACAAGCTGGACAAGATAAAGAACGTTCAAAGAACACTATACTTCCTCGCGGATAAGTTCGGAGTGCCATGGGATAAAATTGACGAAGTTTTTGTCCCCATCTCTGCAAAGTTTGGGGATAATATTGATTTACTAAAAAAGAAGATCCATGAAAAGCTGTCTAAAGAAGGCCGAGAACAACGTGAGTGA